In the genome of Lactuca sativa cultivar Salinas chromosome 3, Lsat_Salinas_v11, whole genome shotgun sequence, the window GAGGAAAAATGATCAACTACGTTAAACTTCATCTAGTGGTTTGATAGGATAATATTGGCGACCAATTGCAATACATTTCATAACAGTCTTGCATTTGAAGAGTATTAGGTTTGacatcaataatcaaaacatgactCAATTTTGGGAATCCAAGGCAGTTGATGCTTATGAAATGTAAGGAGGTTTGATACAAAAAAGTAAAGTGCTAAATGGAGTTAGTTTCTCTTTGTAATCCCTGTAGCATTGTGGCTGTGTAAGTTATTTGAATTTTGGTCTGTGTAGTATgggatatatatatgtatattgaaTTTTGAGGTTgatttttcttgttatactttggAAGATGCTTGGACATGAGATCAGGAAAGGAGCATATGGTCGAGTATGCAAAGGTTTGGATTTGGAGAATGGCGATTTTGTTGCAATAGAACAAGTTCCTTTGCAGAGTAGTGCACAGGAGGATCTTAACATCATCATGGtacaaatttaatttttttttttttttttttttgaggttAACAATCTTCCCTTCCCCCACCAGGTGTTATTACCTCTGATTCTGAAGAAGATAATTCTTGCTCTATTTAATCTTGTTCATTCCGTTTCATCATTTCTATTGTCTATTATCTGTCTATAATCCTTAAGCAAGAAACATGATTACTTTATTTCCATGGGCTTATATATTTAAATGGCTACTTTATTTCATATTTACACGTTTGTTGCTTTCTGTATGAACAATTTTGAACCTGTGGAACGTGTTTTCAGCGACAAATCAATTTACATAAGGTCAATCTCTtgttccaactctgtaatcatCTTTATATTTATTAGTGGAAATTAAATTATGTGCACACATTTACCATCAGTTGGATTCCACTAGTTCTCAATCTATAAACCGTTTAAGTTGTACGATTGTTATTCGTTGAACTCATaaaatttgttattttttattatagATTTGTCTTAAACCAAAGATAAAGATCAAGTCAAAAAAGATATAGTCGACAATTATACATATAAGTATATAACTATTTAATTAAAATCAAACATCACATTTTCTATTTAAAACTATATAGATACCATTTATATACTATGTTGTTTATACATACTTATTCTAATGCAACAAAATTTATATCGAAAATTCAAAAGTTCACATATTGTAAAGCGTGGAATATGTTTAAGAATAttttgatattttaatattgttgatttttctatttttatttctctCAATGTAAACTTTTAGTTTCTATAAATAAACTATAAAGTATTACTCACTGTAACATAACATTTGTGagcatatattatttattttgacttaatgaactttaatatataaaaatcaaCTAGTTATATATAGTACAACAAATGATAACAAGGACACTAAAAACATTAGATGTCATATTTTCAAACTGTATGGTAAGAGAATAAATTATTTTAACATTTGATCTTTAAAATCAACGCACCATTCATTATTACTTATAAAAGTTTGTACGTATAgatttccgtttttttttttttttaaatgatttttgaaTCTTATAATAATATGTTTTTGATGTAGGATTTGAACcagaaaaatataataaaatatcttGGATTCTTTATGACAGAGACCCATCTTCACATAGTTCTTGAGTAAGTATATGCTAGGTTTAATAATCTATATAACATGTTTATCAAAAGTATCAATTTAGAAACCAGTTTCTAATTAGTTTGTTAAGCTATTAGGTATGTGGATAATGAGTCACTTGCAAACATCATCAACCCAAATAATTTTGGGCCATTACCTGAACCATTGGTGGCGTTTTATGTAGCACAGGTGGGTTTGTATTTTGTAACTGACATTAACTAAATTTCTTGACCTTCACCAAATTTGGTATACTGACAATATTGAGCATTGAAAATGTGAAACAGGTGTTGGAAGGCTTGGTTTATTTACATGAACAAGGGATTATTCATCGGGATATTAAGGGTGCAAATATTTTGACTACTAAAGAGGTTAAGTATTATTAGTATTACATTTCCTTTTGGGCATCCTGAAGTATGAATGAAATTTATGATTTCATTCCTTTTTCCAGGGTGTTGTTAAATTGGTGGATTTTGGGGTTGCCATGAAGCTAACAGAGGCAGATGTTGATATGCATTTTGTTGTTGGCTCACCTTACTGGATGGCTcccgaggtttttttttttttttttaatattcttaTTTTTTCATGTCATATAATTTTTTaatgggtttttaattttttaatttttttcaggtGATAGAAATGTCAGGTGTTTGTGGTGCATCTGATATATGGAGTGTTGGTTGTACTGTGATTGAGCTATTTAC includes:
- the LOC111884470 gene encoding MAP3K epsilon protein kinase 1 isoform X1, giving the protein MALENKYMLGHEIRKGAYGRVCKGLDLENGDFVAIEQVPLQSSAQEDLNIIMRQINLHKDLNQKNIIKYLGFFMTETHLHIVLEYVDNESLANIINPNNFGPLPEPLVAFYVAQVLEGLVYLHEQGIIHRDIKGANILTTKEGVVKLVDFGVAMKLTEADVDMHFVVGSPYWMAPEVIEMSGVCGASDIWSVGCTVIELFTGVPPYNDLHPMQALFRIVQDEIPPIPDSLSPGVTDFLRQCFNKDARLRPDAKTLLSHPWLQSWKRRVVLQSSG
- the LOC111884470 gene encoding MAP3K epsilon protein kinase 1 isoform X3, with amino-acid sequence MALENKYMLGHEIRKGAYGRVCKGLDLENGDFVAIEQVPLQSSAQEDLNIIMDLNQKNIIKYLGFFMTETHLHIVLEYVDNESLANIINPNNFGPLPEPLVAFYVAQVLEGLVYLHEQGIIHRDIKGANILTTKEGVVKLVDFGVAMKLTEADVDMHFVVGSPYWMAPEVIEMSGVCGASDIWSVGCTVIELFTGVPPYNDLHPMQALFRIVQDEIPPIPDSLSPGVTDFLRQCFNKDARLRPDAKTLLSHPWLQSWKRRVVLQSSG
- the LOC111884470 gene encoding MAP3K epsilon protein kinase 1 isoform X2, giving the protein MLGHEIRKGAYGRVCKGLDLENGDFVAIEQVPLQSSAQEDLNIIMRQINLHKDLNQKNIIKYLGFFMTETHLHIVLEYVDNESLANIINPNNFGPLPEPLVAFYVAQVLEGLVYLHEQGIIHRDIKGANILTTKEGVVKLVDFGVAMKLTEADVDMHFVVGSPYWMAPEVIEMSGVCGASDIWSVGCTVIELFTGVPPYNDLHPMQALFRIVQDEIPPIPDSLSPGVTDFLRQCFNKDARLRPDAKTLLSHPWLQSWKRRVVLQSSG